In one window of Rhodospirillales bacterium RIFCSPLOWO2_02_FULL_58_16 DNA:
- a CDS encoding transcriptional regulator, which produces MAGHSQFKNIMHRKGVQDAKRAKVFSKLIRELTTAAKSGLPDPEMNPRLRTAIAAAKTANMAKDTMDRAIKRGAGDDDGVNFDEVRYEGYGPGGVAVIVEALTDNRNRTASEVRSAFAKHGGNMGEAGSVAFMFEHIGLIAYPAATADANGMFEAALEAGAEDVASTGSGHEITCAPDDFSAVRDALEKKFGAAESARLDWKPLNVVPVEEKAAETLFKLLDTLEDSDDVQRVAANFEVSEEVMERLSS; this is translated from the coding sequence ATGGCCGGTCATTCCCAATTCAAGAATATCATGCACCGCAAGGGCGTCCAGGACGCCAAGCGCGCTAAAGTCTTCTCCAAACTGATCCGCGAATTGACGACGGCCGCTAAATCCGGCCTTCCCGATCCCGAGATGAATCCACGGCTGCGTACGGCAATCGCGGCGGCCAAGACGGCCAATATGGCCAAGGACACCATGGATCGCGCCATCAAGCGCGGCGCCGGCGACGATGACGGCGTTAACTTCGATGAAGTCCGCTACGAGGGTTACGGCCCCGGCGGCGTCGCCGTCATCGTCGAGGCGTTGACCGACAATCGCAACCGCACGGCGTCGGAGGTCCGTTCCGCCTTTGCCAAACACGGCGGCAACATGGGCGAGGCCGGCAGCGTCGCCTTTATGTTCGAGCATATCGGCCTGATTGCCTATCCTGCGGCGACGGCCGACGCTAACGGCATGTTCGAGGCGGCGCTGGAGGCGGGAGCCGAAGATGTCGCGTCAACGGGTTCCGGCCATGAAATTACCTGCGCTCCCGATGATTTCAGCGCCGTCCGCGACGCCCTGGAGAAAAAGTTCGGCGCCGCCGAGTCGGCGCGGCTGGACTGGAAACCGCTGAATGTCGTCCCGGTGGAAGAAAAAGCCGCTGAAACGCTGTTCAAACTGCTTGATACGCTGGAAGACAGCGACGATGTTCAGCGCGTGGCCGCCAATTTCGAGGTCAGCGAAGAGGTAATGGAACGGCTCAGTTCATGA
- a CDS encoding crossover junction endodeoxyribonuclease RuvC gives MRFLGIDPGLGNTGWGVIDVEGNRLSHVANGVIGTGAALPLAERLVQIKQGLERVIETYNPCEAAVEETFVNNNPASTLKLGQARGVAILVPADAGILVAEYTPNRIKKAVVGAGHAAKEQIQMMVRILLPGCDIASADAADALAVAICHAHYRETARRIAPAEVRS, from the coding sequence ATGAGATTTCTCGGCATCGACCCCGGTCTCGGCAATACCGGTTGGGGCGTCATCGACGTCGAAGGCAACCGGTTAAGCCATGTCGCCAACGGCGTTATCGGCACCGGCGCCGCCCTGCCTCTGGCCGAGCGGCTGGTGCAGATAAAACAAGGCCTGGAGCGGGTAATTGAAACCTATAACCCTTGCGAGGCGGCGGTGGAGGAAACCTTCGTCAATAACAACCCGGCTTCGACGTTGAAACTGGGACAGGCTCGCGGCGTAGCCATTCTGGTTCCCGCCGACGCCGGTATTCTTGTCGCCGAGTACACTCCAAACCGGATCAAGAAGGCGGTGGTCGGCGCCGGCCACGCCGCCAAGGAACAGATTCAGATGATGGTGCGCATCTTGTTGCCGGGTTGCGATATCGCCTCCGCTGACGCCGCCGACGCTCTGGCCGTGGCTATTTGCCATGCCCATTACAGAGAGACGGCCCGGCGCATCGCGCCGGCGGAGGTCCGCTCATGA